A single region of the Lysinibacillus sp. B2A1 genome encodes:
- a CDS encoding DNA-binding response regulator translates to MPKKILLVEDEKHIARFVELELKHEGYEVLVAFDGREGLAYAASENFDVLLLDVMLPGINGIEICRRVRTQSNVPIILLTARDAVMDRVAGLDAGADDYIVKPFAIEELLARIRTILRRAMPEEKNSGTLQFRDIEIDLAAYEVYVQGIKLDLTKTEFDLLKLLIEHKNKVCTRELILTSVWGYDTDIETNVVDVYIRHLRTKLPGEMNAYIETVRGVGYVMRE, encoded by the coding sequence ATGCCTAAAAAAATACTTTTAGTAGAAGATGAAAAGCATATCGCTCGCTTTGTAGAACTGGAATTAAAGCATGAGGGCTATGAAGTCTTGGTTGCTTTTGATGGTCGTGAAGGACTCGCCTATGCTGCATCTGAAAATTTTGATGTTCTCTTATTAGATGTAATGCTTCCAGGTATCAATGGCATTGAAATATGTCGCAGGGTACGCACACAGTCAAATGTACCGATTATTTTGTTAACTGCGCGAGATGCAGTGATGGACCGCGTAGCGGGCTTAGATGCAGGAGCCGATGACTATATTGTCAAACCTTTTGCCATTGAAGAGCTACTAGCTAGAATTCGAACGATATTACGTCGTGCTATGCCAGAGGAAAAAAATAGTGGGACATTACAATTCCGTGATATTGAAATCGATTTGGCTGCTTATGAAGTCTATGTTCAAGGAATAAAGCTGGATTTAACAAAAACAGAATTTGATTTACTGAAGCTTTTAATTGAACATAAAAACAAAGTTTGTACAAGAGAGCTTATTCTAACTTCTGTCTGGGGATATGATACAGATATTGAGACAAATGTGGTTGATGTATATATCAGACATTTGCGAACAAAACTACCAGGTGAGATGAATGCCTATATAGAAACCGTACGTGGGGTTGGGTATGTGATGCGTGAATGA